The following are from one region of the Endozoicomonas sp. 4G genome:
- the coaE gene encoding dephospho-CoA kinase (Dephospho-CoA kinase (CoaE) performs the final step in coenzyme A biosynthesis.), whose amino-acid sequence MSKLVIGVTGGIGSGKTAVTDYFSSLGITVVDADQAARIVVEPGRPALQKIAQRHGQDILTDEGTLNRSKLRDIIFNDDNERVWLEQLLHPLIRNQIIQELAESESPYTLMVSPLLVETDQHLLTHRILVVDVPEEIQLARTISRDGMSRAQARTIMAKQASRQQRLERADDIVDNSGSLEQLFQQLDKIHQTYLDLASL is encoded by the coding sequence ATGAGTAAGTTAGTTATTGGCGTAACAGGCGGTATTGGCAGTGGTAAAACGGCAGTCACCGACTACTTTTCCAGTCTCGGTATTACCGTGGTGGATGCCGACCAGGCAGCAAGAATCGTTGTCGAGCCCGGTCGGCCGGCTCTGCAAAAAATTGCCCAAAGGCATGGTCAGGATATTCTTACCGACGAAGGCACTCTGAATCGAAGCAAGCTCAGGGACATTATTTTTAATGACGACAACGAACGTGTATGGCTGGAACAGCTGCTGCATCCTCTGATTCGTAACCAGATTATTCAGGAACTGGCCGAGTCCGAGTCGCCCTACACCCTCATGGTTTCACCACTGCTGGTAGAAACCGATCAACATTTACTCACCCATCGCATTCTGGTGGTCGATGTCCCTGAAGAGATTCAGCTGGCAAGAACCATAAGCCGCGACGGCATGAGCAGAGCACAAGCCCGGACGATTATGGCCAAACAGGCTTCCCGGCAACAAAGGCTGGAGAGAGCTGACGACATCGTTGATAACAGCGGCTCTCTGGAGCAGCTGTTTCAACAACTGGATAAGATTCATCAGACTTATCTGGATTTGGCCAGCCTATAA
- a CDS encoding NAD+ synthase, whose product MSAKLNIVMAQLNLKVGDIDGNTHRVIESAEEARDQHQADLVVFPELTLCGYPPEDLLLRPSMVLRIEQAISKLSVVKGIDLVIGLPAVGAHGLENQAVVLRDGQVVARYAKQHLPNYQVFDEKRYFMPGQKPCVFECKGVKLALTVCEDLWYPSAAQQAADARADLILSLNASPFHKDKQSIRYQTIRDRCLETGLPVVYVNLLGGQDELVFDGGSFAMNGNGQVAVRADYFAEGLYKTRFDIADKAFEQEDVAELPDLHERVYQALVMGVRDYVNKNGFKGVVLGLSGGIDSALTLAIATDALGAERVQAVMMPFRYTSNMSLEDAREEADILGVDYSVMPIEPMFDAFMATLSAQFENTQKGTTEENLQSRCRGVMLMAISNKKGYMVLTTGNKSEMAVGYATLYGDMCGGYNALKDVPKTLVFELSEYRNSLGYVIPQRVIDRPPSAELAPDQVDEDSLPPYAELDRMIEMYVEEDRSAEAIIESGFDRETVYRVLRLIDVNEFKRRQAVVGVRITPRGFGRDRRYPITNGWRPGI is encoded by the coding sequence ATGTCAGCAAAGCTCAATATCGTCATGGCCCAGCTTAACCTCAAGGTGGGCGATATCGACGGCAACACCCACCGGGTAATCGAATCGGCTGAAGAAGCCCGTGATCAGCATCAGGCTGATCTGGTGGTTTTTCCTGAATTGACACTTTGCGGGTATCCACCTGAGGATCTGTTACTCAGACCCAGTATGGTGCTCAGAATTGAGCAGGCCATCAGCAAACTCAGTGTGGTGAAAGGCATTGACCTGGTGATTGGGCTGCCCGCCGTAGGCGCTCACGGTCTGGAAAATCAGGCCGTGGTATTGAGAGACGGTCAGGTGGTGGCCCGCTACGCCAAACAGCATCTGCCTAACTATCAGGTCTTCGATGAGAAACGCTACTTCATGCCGGGACAGAAACCCTGTGTTTTTGAGTGTAAAGGGGTCAAGCTGGCGCTGACTGTCTGTGAAGACCTCTGGTATCCCTCAGCGGCTCAGCAGGCTGCGGATGCCCGGGCAGACCTGATTTTGAGCCTCAATGCTTCTCCCTTTCATAAAGATAAACAATCGATCCGTTACCAAACTATTCGCGACCGTTGCCTGGAAACGGGGCTTCCTGTTGTTTATGTCAACCTGCTGGGTGGTCAGGATGAGCTGGTGTTTGACGGTGGCTCGTTTGCTATGAACGGCAATGGACAGGTCGCTGTCAGGGCCGATTACTTTGCCGAAGGTCTCTATAAAACCCGTTTTGATATAGCGGATAAAGCGTTTGAACAGGAAGATGTGGCAGAGCTGCCTGACTTGCATGAACGCGTCTACCAGGCTCTGGTCATGGGGGTTCGTGACTACGTGAATAAAAATGGCTTTAAAGGGGTTGTGTTAGGTTTATCCGGTGGCATTGATTCTGCCTTGACTCTGGCCATTGCCACCGACGCTCTGGGTGCTGAGCGAGTGCAGGCGGTTATGATGCCTTTTCGCTATACCTCAAACATGAGTCTGGAAGATGCCCGGGAAGAAGCCGATATTCTCGGTGTTGATTATTCCGTCATGCCCATTGAACCGATGTTTGATGCGTTTATGGCAACGCTGAGTGCTCAGTTTGAGAATACCCAAAAAGGCACCACGGAAGAAAACCTTCAGTCCCGTTGCCGGGGCGTCATGCTGATGGCCATTTCCAACAAAAAAGGTTATATGGTCCTGACCACTGGCAACAAGAGTGAAATGGCCGTGGGCTATGCCACGCTCTATGGCGATATGTGCGGCGGTTACAATGCCCTGAAAGATGTACCAAAGACACTGGTGTTTGAGTTATCCGAGTACCGTAACTCGCTGGGCTATGTGATTCCGCAACGGGTGATTGATCGTCCACCTTCTGCCGAGCTGGCACCGGATCAGGTGGATGAAGACAGCCTGCCTCCCTACGCGGAACTGGATCGAATGATCGAAATGTACGTGGAAGAAGATAGAAGCGCCGAAGCCATTATCGAGTCTGGTTTTGACCGCGAGACTGTTTATCGGGTACTGCGTCTGATCGATGTGAATGAGTTCAAACGTCGCCAGGCGGTGGTAGGGGTTCGCATCACTCCCCGTGGTTTTGGACGTGACCGCCGTTACCCGATCACCAATGGTTGGCGTCCGGGCATTTGA
- a CDS encoding PilX N-terminal domain-containing pilus assembly protein: MSRIRRHHDENGSALLYTMIFFTLMVIATLTAVQFSSLEQRMSASYRTHQTAFIAAETALLEAERCIKNQSSCNNINTFASDCSNGLCFSGSDRNSIISCRAGNASPWENAALWADASKTIVATSVPSGTSARYIVEFLCYIPRVLFGVTPNPANPSDWSKLYRVTVLSAVDNPNSQVMLQSTYKR; the protein is encoded by the coding sequence ATGAGCCGTATCAGAAGACACCATGATGAAAACGGGAGCGCCCTGCTCTACACCATGATATTTTTTACCCTCATGGTGATAGCAACCCTGACGGCGGTTCAATTCTCAAGCCTTGAGCAAAGAATGTCAGCCAGCTACCGGACTCATCAGACCGCTTTTATCGCTGCCGAAACCGCACTGCTGGAAGCCGAACGCTGTATCAAAAACCAGAGCAGTTGCAACAATATCAACACGTTCGCCAGCGATTGCAGTAATGGCCTGTGCTTCAGTGGCTCTGACCGTAACAGTATTATCAGCTGTCGGGCCGGGAATGCCAGCCCCTGGGAAAATGCCGCCCTCTGGGCCGATGCCAGTAAAACCATTGTTGCCACCAGTGTGCCTTCAGGCACCTCAGCCCGCTATATAGTGGAATTCCTCTGCTACATTCCAAGAGTCTTGTTTGGAGTCACCCCCAACCCTGCCAACCCTTCCGACTGGTCAAAGCTTTACCGTGTAACCGTGCTTTCTGCGGTCGATAACCCCAATAGTCAGGTTATGTTGCAGTCCACCTACAAACGGTGA
- a CDS encoding PilW family protein, which produces MNSPRQKGLSLIELMISMLLGIFIIISVTQIFLSSNNSNRLNFQLGLMQEAARIAVSSISNDVRVAGYTGCNTDASIGNALLQNSATHEWLTAEQPIQGMNLANTQSKMDAQASSESLLVFKVNPDRVFAITNHDTTRSTLTLDRNIGSTLSVGGAAAITRQDCSQVALIALSSISGSTITHTTSGGGDFRNCVSQLKGSFRCYDGSTPSGALSFNPGYLKPLASVGYFVKLDNGLPTLFRKEAGNSAAQAIVDGIEDIRIHYGLDTDNDGVTNRYISAGDRSFRHADWLQTTSIRIHLLTRSEREILPVPAPPPAPPRSYLFNGNQVTQSDRFLRKEYVMTMALRNRG; this is translated from the coding sequence ATGAACAGCCCCAGGCAAAAAGGACTCAGCCTGATTGAACTGATGATTTCGATGTTATTGGGTATTTTCATCATTATCTCAGTCACCCAGATCTTTCTTAGCAGCAATAACTCCAATCGCTTGAACTTTCAGTTGGGGCTGATGCAGGAAGCGGCCCGAATTGCTGTCAGCTCCATATCCAATGACGTCCGTGTCGCTGGCTACACAGGCTGTAATACCGATGCGTCAATCGGTAACGCTCTGCTGCAAAACAGTGCTACCCATGAATGGCTCACCGCTGAACAACCGATACAGGGAATGAACCTTGCCAACACCCAGTCAAAGATGGACGCTCAGGCCAGTTCAGAAAGCCTGTTGGTCTTCAAGGTTAATCCCGACCGTGTTTTCGCCATCACCAACCATGACACCACCAGATCCACCCTGACACTGGATCGCAACATCGGTTCGACCCTGTCGGTGGGTGGTGCCGCAGCCATCACCCGCCAGGACTGCTCTCAGGTAGCCCTGATAGCCCTGAGTTCCATCAGCGGCAGCACCATCACCCATACCACCAGCGGTGGCGGCGATTTCAGAAATTGTGTCAGTCAACTCAAGGGCAGCTTTCGTTGTTATGACGGCTCGACGCCTTCGGGCGCGCTGTCATTTAATCCGGGTTACCTGAAGCCACTGGCGTCGGTGGGCTATTTTGTAAAACTGGATAACGGTTTGCCGACCCTGTTCCGAAAAGAAGCTGGCAATTCTGCCGCACAGGCTATTGTGGACGGTATTGAGGACATTCGAATTCATTACGGTCTGGATACGGATAACGATGGCGTGACTAACCGCTATATCAGTGCCGGTGATCGTAGTTTTCGCCATGCTGACTGGCTACAGACCACTTCTATCCGAATTCATCTGCTGACCCGCAGTGAAAGGGAAATTCTTCCCGTTCCGGCACCTCCACCTGCGCCGCCAAGAAGCTATCTTTTCAATGGTAACCAGGTCACCCAGTCGGATCGTTTCTTGCGCAAGGAATATGTCATGACCATGGCCCTGCGAAACAGAGGATGA
- a CDS encoding EAL domain-containing protein: MEQENRDTVRLLIVDASSEEAEALLTVYRDAGYPTRAHHVNSMESLEDALSGHQKWDLMIISSAELPEGLTISSVLGRVDQQGRDIPSIVLSEQQEEEPLEWLKLGVRSVITPDSDELLLLTSDREIADLNTRRHHRRMSVALNESEKQRRHLLDDQVDAIVYISGGGVKYSNPAFNELLGVAGSASLVGKPFTDLVARKDRRDVGDFLNNTENSGRALAAIQCSLLADQDNEVPVRATVSPTSFEGRYTLSLLVRLRETEQKDVEVARPDSETHLYSKEAFKEQLDVAMQRVIAGKDQFALLCITLDSLRALHAKAGKRVSQPYYKAVSSRLGLELIEHQAASWGGDCIMALVKAGDEKAVQDLADQVIKGVTGETVTLGSNKLPIKLSLGSVILTDTNSDLNTQLVRARHAATQAQNEGGGKLCFYQKRKVNTVSSVEKHLAGMISQALKNDNFKLKYQPVVSLKGSSEKHFEAQLRMVDARGREHDSVTFRNKLDKNTLWSKVDRWQVIEAAKALLNKTRSKDSIRLFMHLGGNAILEKEFLPWMGVAFKAAGIPASSVVVEISEQNIVRFNKQAPDFFKAVKALGCSTGVSEFGCSLHPMETIAPMIVDYVKVDPSFTKDLTSENQGEELKKMVLALSEKGQKVIVPQVQSAVEMAPLWHTGVDFIQGDFLQEPAEHMDFDFGGDF; encoded by the coding sequence ATGGAGCAGGAAAACAGGGATACGGTCCGGCTGCTGATAGTGGATGCCTCCTCTGAAGAAGCTGAGGCACTGCTGACTGTCTATCGGGATGCCGGATACCCGACCCGTGCTCATCATGTCAACTCTATGGAAAGTCTGGAAGACGCTTTGTCCGGCCATCAGAAATGGGATTTAATGATTATCTCTTCAGCTGAGCTGCCAGAAGGATTAACCATCAGTTCGGTGCTTGGTCGGGTTGACCAGCAGGGCAGGGATATTCCTTCCATCGTGTTGTCGGAACAACAGGAAGAAGAACCGTTGGAGTGGCTCAAGCTGGGGGTGCGAAGTGTCATTACCCCGGACAGCGATGAACTGCTGCTGCTGACCTCTGATCGGGAAATTGCCGACCTTAATACCCGTCGTCACCACCGGCGCATGAGTGTTGCCCTGAATGAGTCAGAGAAACAGAGGCGTCATCTGCTGGATGACCAGGTGGATGCCATCGTCTATATCAGTGGCGGAGGGGTGAAATACTCAAACCCGGCATTTAATGAGCTTCTGGGGGTTGCCGGAAGCGCCAGCCTTGTGGGTAAACCTTTTACGGACCTGGTAGCGAGAAAAGATCGCAGGGATGTGGGTGACTTCCTGAACAATACCGAAAACAGTGGCCGTGCCCTGGCCGCGATTCAATGTTCGTTGCTGGCTGATCAGGATAATGAGGTGCCTGTCAGGGCTACCGTCAGTCCCACTTCCTTTGAGGGGCGCTATACCCTGAGCCTTTTGGTGAGGCTCCGGGAAACTGAGCAGAAAGACGTTGAAGTGGCCCGTCCTGACAGCGAAACCCATCTCTATAGTAAAGAAGCTTTCAAAGAGCAGCTGGACGTTGCCATGCAGAGAGTCATTGCCGGTAAAGACCAGTTTGCCTTGCTTTGTATTACCCTCGATTCACTGCGGGCGCTTCATGCCAAAGCAGGTAAAAGAGTCAGCCAGCCTTATTATAAAGCGGTCAGCTCACGCCTTGGGTTGGAATTGATTGAGCATCAGGCCGCCAGTTGGGGCGGCGATTGTATTATGGCACTGGTGAAGGCCGGTGATGAAAAGGCCGTGCAGGACCTGGCGGATCAAGTCATTAAAGGGGTGACCGGGGAGACGGTGACACTGGGCAGCAACAAGCTACCCATCAAGCTCAGTCTGGGGAGTGTCATCCTGACCGATACTAACAGTGATCTTAATACTCAGCTGGTCAGAGCCCGTCATGCTGCTACCCAGGCACAAAATGAAGGTGGTGGAAAGCTGTGCTTCTACCAGAAACGCAAGGTTAATACCGTCAGTTCTGTTGAGAAGCACCTGGCTGGAATGATCAGTCAGGCGTTGAAAAATGACAATTTCAAATTGAAATACCAGCCCGTGGTCAGTCTGAAAGGTTCTTCTGAAAAACACTTTGAAGCTCAATTGCGTATGGTGGATGCCAGAGGTCGTGAACATGACTCAGTGACATTCCGAAACAAACTGGACAAGAATACACTCTGGAGCAAAGTCGATCGCTGGCAGGTGATAGAAGCAGCAAAAGCGCTTCTGAACAAAACCCGCAGCAAGGACAGCATCCGACTCTTCATGCACCTCGGCGGTAACGCCATTCTGGAGAAAGAGTTTCTGCCCTGGATGGGGGTTGCCTTTAAGGCGGCAGGCATTCCTGCTTCGTCGGTGGTGGTGGAAATCAGTGAGCAGAATATTGTCCGCTTCAATAAGCAGGCACCGGACTTTTTCAAGGCGGTCAAGGCGCTGGGTTGCAGTACTGGGGTGAGTGAGTTTGGTTGCAGTTTACACCCTATGGAAACCATTGCCCCGATGATCGTGGATTACGTCAAGGTTGATCCCTCTTTCACTAAAGATCTGACTAGCGAAAATCAGGGAGAAGAGCTCAAAAAAATGGTGCTTGCTCTGTCGGAAAAGGGGCAGAAGGTCATTGTTCCCCAGGTTCAGAGTGCTGTTGAGATGGCCCCGCTGTGGCATACCGGGGTTGATTTCATCCAGGGCGACTTCCTTCAGGAGCCAGCAGAACATATGGACTTTGATTTTGGGGGGGATTTTTAG
- a CDS encoding GspH/FimT family pseudopilin has product MGQSNRLEPNSLEPKRIKEQGFTLIELMITLLIAAIIVAMGLPQLREMSNSIRFSNIQQNLLSNLLYARSEAVKTGTNNIACASTDGATCSVTPTLWSQGWIIFTDENSNGAFDSGIDTLKRSQTTDSIASITWSNSTPIVFQGDGTVNNTSSGTFLICDNLTTSKIAKGVTINLSGRVRSTDSVVCP; this is encoded by the coding sequence ATGGGGCAATCAAACCGCCTTGAGCCCAACAGCCTTGAGCCCAAAAGAATAAAGGAACAAGGATTTACATTAATTGAACTGATGATCACTCTGTTGATCGCTGCGATTATTGTTGCCATGGGATTGCCACAGCTGAGAGAAATGTCTAACTCCATTCGTTTCTCAAACATTCAACAAAACCTGCTTTCAAACCTGCTTTACGCCCGCAGCGAAGCCGTTAAGACCGGGACTAATAACATCGCCTGTGCATCCACTGACGGGGCTACCTGCTCAGTAACTCCAACCCTGTGGAGTCAAGGCTGGATCATTTTCACCGATGAAAACAGTAACGGCGCATTTGATTCAGGAATTGATACCTTGAAACGATCCCAGACAACAGACTCTATTGCCTCAATCACCTGGAGTAACAGCACTCCAATCGTGTTTCAGGGAGATGGCACCGTCAACAACACCAGTTCAGGCACCTTCCTTATCTGTGACAATCTAACAACATCGAAGATCGCCAAAGGCGTCACCATTAACCTGTCTGGTCGGGTTCGCTCAACTGACTCGGTGGTTTGCCCATGA
- the pilV gene encoding type IV pilus modification protein PilV: protein MSSRHCQAGMTLLEILITVIILASGLLGMAALQTRSISYNNIAYLNSLSNILAYDMLDRIRANPVYALNGAGYSASVGNVPATYPDDCDTADCTPAELAVYDIAQWKFILNAQLPDSDGSIVKTDTPEGRNYTITVFFDDSKGQQSRRQVILRSTL, encoded by the coding sequence ATGAGTTCAAGGCACTGCCAGGCGGGTATGACCCTGCTGGAAATTCTGATCACCGTCATCATTCTGGCTTCTGGCCTTTTGGGTATGGCCGCCTTGCAAACCCGAAGCATCAGTTACAACAACATTGCCTACCTCAACTCCCTGTCCAACATCCTTGCCTACGACATGCTCGACAGGATCAGGGCCAACCCGGTCTATGCCCTTAATGGAGCCGGTTATTCTGCCAGTGTCGGCAATGTGCCTGCGACCTATCCCGATGATTGCGACACAGCCGATTGTACACCCGCTGAGCTGGCCGTTTACGACATAGCACAATGGAAGTTCATCCTGAACGCCCAGCTCCCCGATTCAGATGGTTCAATCGTTAAAACCGATACCCCGGAAGGTCGCAACTACACCATCACGGTTTTCTTTGACGACAGCAAAGGCCAGCAGTCACGCCGTCAGGTGATTCTCAGGAGCACGCTATAA